From a single Silene latifolia isolate original U9 population chromosome 6, ASM4854445v1, whole genome shotgun sequence genomic region:
- the LOC141587060 gene encoding glucose-6-phosphate isomerase, cytosolic — protein sequence MASSKLISDTDAWQNLKVHVEQIKKTHLRDLMSDVERCKSMMVEFDGLLLDYSRQCATPETLSKLFKLAEAARLKEKISRMFNGERINSTENRSVLHVALRAPRDTVISSDGKNVVPDVWEVLDKIRVFSDKIRSGSWVGVTGKALKDVVAIGIGGSFLGPLFVHTALQTDPEAAECAKGRQLRFLANVDPIDIAKNIAGLNPETTLVVVVSKTFTTAETMLNARTLREWISSALGPSAVAKHMVAVSTNLTLVEKFGIDPNNAFAFWDWVGGRYSVCSAVGVLPLSLQYGFPIVEQFLKGASSIDQHFNSSPLEENLPVLLGLLSVWNVSFLGYPARAILPYCQALEKFAPHIQQVSMESNGKGVSIDGEVLPFETGEIDFGEPGTNGQHSFYQLIHQGRVIPCDFIGVVKSQQPVYLKGEVVSNHDELMSNFFAQPDALAYGKTPEQLQKENVSPHLVPHKTFTGNRPSVSLLLPSLTAYHVGQLLAIYEHRIAVEGFIWGINSFDQWGVELGKSLASQVRKQLNASRTKGDPISGFNFSTTTVLTRYLQASSDVPAELPTKLP from the exons ATGGCATCATCCAAGCTAATATCTGATACGGATGCATGGCAAAATTTGAAG GTTCATGTTGAACAAATTAAGAAGACCCATTTGCGGGATTTGATGAGTGATGTTGAAAGATGCAAGTCCATGATGGT TGAATTTGATGGGTTGCTGTTGGATTACTCTCGGCAGTGCGCGACTCCGGAGACCTTGAGTAAGCTCTTTAAGCTTGCGGAG GCTGCCCGTTTGAAGGAAAAAATCAGCCGAATGTTTAATGGAGAACGT ATCAATAGCACCGAGAATAGATCTGTACTTCATGTTGCTCTACGTGCACCAAGAGATACGGTTATAAGCAGCGATGGGAAAAATGTGGTCCCTGATGTGTGGGAAGTTTTGGACAAAATACGAGTTTTTTCAGACAAAATACGAAGTGGTTCTTGG GTTGGAGTGACAGGGAAAGCACTGAAAGACGTGGTCGCAATAGGTATTGGAGGAAGTTTCTTAGGGCCCCTCTTTGTTCACACAGCACTTCAAACAG ACCCTGAGGCAGCAGAGTGCGCAAAAGGACGTCAGCTACGCTT CTTGGCAAATGTTGATCCAATTGATATTGCAAAAAATATTGCAGGATTAAATCCTGAAACTACACTTG TTGTTGTTGTATCGAAAACCTTCACAACAGCTGAAACCATGCTGAATGCTAGGACTTTGAGGGAATGGATTTCATCTGCTCTTGG GCCTTCTGCTGTGGCGAAACACATGGTGGCCGTCAGCACTAACCTTACG CTTGTTGAAAAGTTTGGCATTGATCCTAACAATGCTTTTGCATTCTGGGACTGGGTTGGCGGCAGATATAGTG TCTGCAGTGCAGTTGGTGTTTTGCCTTTGTCTCTACAATATGGATTTCCAATAGTTGAGCA GTTTTTGAAAGGAGCTTCAAGTATTGATCAACATTTCAACTCTTCCCCGCTTGAGGAAAATCTCCCG GTCCTTCTAGGTTTGCTGAGCGTTTGGAATGTTTCATTTCTTGGATATCCAGCAAGA GCCATTTTACCATATTGccaagcattggaaaaattcgccCCTCACATTCAGCAG GTCAGCATGGAAAGTAATGGAAAAGGTGTTTCAATTGACGGTGAGGTACTTCCTTTTGAGACTGGTGAAATTGATTTTGGTGAACCTGGAACGAATGGGCAACACAGCTTTTACCAGCTGATTCATCAG GGACGTGTTATTCCCTGTGATTTTATTGGAGTTGTAAAGAGTCAGCAACCAGTATACCTCAAAG GAGAAGTAGTTAGCAACCACGATGAGCTAATGTCCAACTTTTTTGCTCAGCCTGATGCTTTGGCATACGGAAAG ACTCCAGAACAGTTGCAGAAAGAGAATGTATCTCCACATCTTGTCCCTCACAAG ACATTCACTGGCAATCGTCCGTCTGTGAGCCTGCTACTTCCATCCCTTACTGCTTACCATGTTGGACAG TTGTTGGCTATTTATGAACACAGAATTGCTGTTGAAGGATTCATATGGGGAATCAATTCTTTTGACCAGTGGGGAGTTGAATTAGGGAAG TCATTGGCAAGTCAAGTGAGAAAGCAGCTTAATGCATCTCGTACAAAAGGAGACCCCATCAGTGGCTTCAATTTTAGCACTACGACAGTGCTAACGAGATATTTACAG GCAAGTTCAGATGTCCCAGCCGAGCTGCCAACAAAGTTACCATGA